One part of the Acetoanaerobium sticklandii genome encodes these proteins:
- a CDS encoding ABC transporter permease: protein MKKFRINEQLLYTLLSIILGFLVGAVILSIAGFNPIEAYSVMIQGVIGKPRFIAWTIVYATPLILTGLSVAFAFRTGLFNIGAEGQYIIGSMAAVLVGYFFDGPAIIHIPLAIIAGCLAGALWAAIAGLLKAKFGINEVISTIMLNWIALYLSNFVTTIDGFRLPNSEASYSIKETASIGISFLKPLVGTAKVNWGIVIAIIAAILVYYIIFKTTLGYELRAVGYNKHAAEYGGINVNKSIVISMAIAGGLAGLAGVTQVLGVSHKITILAAAEGYGFDGMAVSLIGANSPFGVLLAGLLFGGLKYGGSKLQTIGAPPEVVSIVIGSIIYFIAASSIVKILINKFKVKGGRKNG from the coding sequence ATGAAAAAGTTTAGAATAAATGAACAGCTTCTTTACACTCTGCTATCTATTATTCTAGGTTTTTTAGTAGGAGCAGTAATTCTTTCCATTGCTGGATTTAATCCCATAGAAGCTTATAGTGTTATGATACAAGGAGTAATAGGTAAGCCTAGATTTATAGCATGGACTATTGTATACGCAACCCCTTTGATACTTACTGGACTTTCTGTTGCTTTTGCTTTTAGAACAGGATTATTTAATATAGGTGCTGAAGGTCAGTATATAATTGGATCAATGGCTGCTGTACTAGTAGGTTATTTCTTTGATGGACCAGCAATTATTCATATTCCACTTGCAATTATTGCTGGGTGTCTAGCAGGAGCACTTTGGGCCGCAATTGCTGGACTTCTTAAAGCAAAATTTGGTATTAATGAAGTAATTTCAACTATTATGCTCAACTGGATAGCTCTTTATTTATCAAATTTTGTAACTACTATCGATGGATTTAGACTTCCAAATAGCGAAGCTTCTTATAGTATAAAAGAAACAGCTTCTATTGGGATTTCATTTTTAAAGCCTCTAGTTGGGACAGCAAAAGTCAATTGGGGTATTGTTATAGCAATTATTGCTGCAATTTTAGTTTATTATATAATTTTTAAAACTACTTTAGGATATGAACTTAGAGCAGTTGGATATAATAAGCATGCCGCTGAGTATGGCGGAATAAATGTAAACAAATCAATAGTCATATCAATGGCTATTGCAGGAGGATTAGCAGGTCTTGCTGGAGTAACTCAGGTTCTTGGAGTTTCACACAAAATCACAATATTAGCTGCGGCTGAGGGTTATGGATTTGATGGTATGGCTGTATCGCTTATTGGAGCAAATTCCCCATTTGGTGTATTGTTGGCAGGACTTCTATTTGGAGGTCTAAAATATGGTGGTTCAAAGCTTCAAACCATAGGAGCACCTCCAGAAGTGGTTTCAATAGTTATTGGTTCTATTATTTATTTTATTGCAGCTAGTTCTATAGTTAAGATATTGATAAATAAGTTTAAAGTTAAAGGAGGTAGAAAAAATGGATAG